The genomic region GACATGCCGAAGCGCAATTGTTGTATGCGGTCTGTGGCGTGATGCGCCTGGTGACGAGCCAGGGCGCGTGGGTCATACCGCCGACCCGGGCGGTGTGGATTCCACCGCAGGTGGAGCATGAGATCTTCATGAGCGGCGAAGTGCGCATGCGTTCCCTGTTCGTCGCCGCCGAACTCTCGCCAGCCAACCTGCAGGGTTGCTGCGTGCTCGCGGTCACACCGCTGCTGCGCGAACTGATCATCCGCGCGGTACAGGGGCCGGAACAGGCTGGTAATCCGCTGATCCAGCAACTGATGCTGGAAGAACTCGCCACCCTGGAGAACCTGCCGCTGCACATCCCGATGCCCAGCGACCGGCGACTGCAACGGATCTGCATGGCCCTGCTGCAAACTCCGACCCACCCCAACACCCTGGAAGACTGGGCGCTGCAGGTCGGTGCCAGCACCCGAACCCTGGCACGGTTGTTCCAGCAGCAGCTACGGATGAGTTTCAACACCTGGCGCCAACAGTTGCGCCTGATGGAAGCCTTGCCACGCCTGCTGGCCGGAGACAGCGTGCAACGCGTGGCCAAGGTCTGCGGCTATGGCAACGCCCGGGCGTTCAGTGCGATGTTCCGCCGGTTGCTCGGGGAGAACCCGCGGGAATATGTCGCCAACCTGAACCAGTTCAGCGCCATCAATGCATCTCGGTAAAGGCCAGTTTCACACCGATGGCGATCAATACCACGCCCATGGTCCGGTCGAACCAGTGCCCCATTCGGGCGAAACCGGCACGGACCCGTTGCTGGCTGAACAGCATCGCCACCAGGCAGAACCACAGTGCGGTCGCCACGGCCAGGTAGACGCCATAGCCGGCCTGGATCGACAAGGGGGTATGCGGGTTGATCACCACGGTGAACAAGGACAGGAAGAACAGCGTCGCCTTGGGGTTCAGGCCATTGGTCACGAAACCCGAAGTAAAGGCGCCACGCGCCGTCCGCTCGCCAGCCGGCGCAGCCAAATCCTCGGCGGCCGGTGCCGCCGGCCTGGCGCGGATCGCCTTGAAACCGATGTACAGCAGGTACGCCGCCGCCAGCCATTTCAACGCGTTGAACAACACGATCGACTGCGACACGATCAGGCCGATCCCCAACAGCGAATAGCCGACATGCAGGAAGATCGCCGTGCCCACCCCCAGCGCCGTCCAGAGGCCGGCGCGACGACCATGGGTCACGCTCTCACGCACCACCACGGCAAAGTCGGGGCCCGGACTGGCCACCGCCAGCAGGTGGATCAGCGCGACGGTCAAAAACTCGGTCAGGTACATGGACACGCCTGTGGACTCCTCGGTATCTGAATAGGTCATCTGGTAGGCTGGCTACCTTACGCCTTCACTCGACAGCACAAAAGGTACAGTTGATGAGCCATCCTCGCCGCGCGGTATTTCTCGATCACCCTTCCCTGGACCTCGGTGATCTCGACTTCGAGCCGCTGCGCGAGTGCTTCGATGAACTGCGGCTGTGCAGCAGCACCACCGCGCAGAACGTGCTCGAACACCTGGCCGGGGCCAGCGTGGCCATCAGCAACAAGGTCCCGCTGACTGCCGAGACCCTGGCCGCCTGCCCTGATCTGAAGCTGGTCCTGATCTCGGCCACCGGCACCAACAATGTCGACCTGGCAGCCGCTCGGGCGCAGGGGATCACTGTCTGCAACTGTCAGGGCTACGGCACTCCGTCGGTGGCCCAGCACACGCTGATGTTGCTGCTGGTCCTGGCGACCCGCCTGAACGACTACCAGAAAGCCGTGGGCGAAGGCCGCTGGCAGCAGGCGACGCAGTTCTGCCTGCTGGACTTCCCGATCGTCGAGCTGCAAGGCAAGACCCTCGGCCTGCTCGGTCATGGCGAACTGGGCGGGGCGGTAGCGAAGCTGGCCGAGGCGTTCGGCATGCGTGTGGTACTGGGACAGATTCCCGGTCGCCCGGCACGTGAAGACCGCCTTCCCCTGGCAGAGCTGCTGCCGCAGGTCGACGCCCTGACCCTGCACTGTCCGTTGAACGAACACACCCGGAATTTCATCGGCGCCGCCGAGTTGGCCCTGCTCAAACCCGGAGCGTTTGTGGTCAACACCGCGCGCGGCGGCCTGATCGACGAGCAGGCGCTGGCCGACGCCCTGCGCGGCGGCCACCTCGGCGGTGCGGCGACCGACGTGCTCAGCGTCGAACCACCGAGCAATGGCAACCCACTGCTGGCCGGCGATATCCCGCGTCTGATCATCACTCCGCACAATGCCTGGGGCAGCCGCGAGGCCCGGCAACGCATCGTCGGCCAACTCGCGGAGAATGCCCGGGGCTTTTTTGCCGGAGCAGCGTTGCGGGTCGTCAATTGATAGACTGGCGGACTTTTTTTCAGGGAGCAGACCATGGATCCGCGCAGTGAAGTACTGCTTCGTCAGGCCGAATATTTCCAGGGCAACCTGCTGTTGGTCGGTCTGCCCGCCGACGACCTGCTCGGACACTTGCCCAACGCCCATGGCTGGTGCTGGCATGCCGGTGACCAGGCTGCGCTGGAGGCCCGCTTCGCCGGTCGCAGCCACTTTGGCGTGAGTCCACACGAAGCGACGTTCGACGCCGCCGTGGTGTTCCTGCCCAAATCCCGCGAACTGGCCGACTACCTGCTCAATGCCGTCGCCGCACGGCTGCCCGGTGGCGAGGTTTTCCTCGTCGGCGAAAAACGCGGCGGTATCGAAGGCGCGGCCAAACAACTGGCGGTGCTCGGCAAACCGCGCAAGCTCGACAGTGCCCGGCATTGCCAGTTGTGGCAAGTCACCGTGGTCGAGGCTCCGCAGGCCAAACCGCTGGAAAGCCTGGCCAGGCATTACCAGTTGGATCTGGCCGAGGGCCCACTGACGGTCGTCAGCCTGCCCGGGGTGTTCAGCCATGGTCGGCTGGATCGTGGCACGGCGCTGCTGCTCGAACACCTGGACAATCTGCCCAACGGCCCGCTACTCGACTTCGGCTGCGGCGCGGGTGTGCTCGGCGCCGCGGTGAAACGTCGTTATCCGGACAACCGCGTCATCCTGCTCGACGTCGATGCCTTCGCCGCCGCCAGCAGTCGCCTGACCCTGGCGGCCAACGGTCTGGAAGGCGAGGTGCTGACCGGCGATGGTATCGATGCCGCGCCGCTGGAACTGCGGGCGATCCTGAGCAATCCGCCGTTCCACACCGGGGTGCATACCAACTATCAAGCCAGTGAAAACTTGCTGAAAAAATCCGCCAAACATCTGCAAAAAGGCGGCGAACTTCGGCTGGTTGCCAATAGCTTCCTGCGCTACCAGCCACTGATCGAAGAACACCTGGGGAGCTGTGTAACCCAGGCCGAAGGAGACGGTTTTCGAATCTACAGCGCCAGGCGCGGCTGAAAAATAAACGCTTGCGCAATGGATTTTGCCTAGGCAGAATCCGCTCCGTCCTAGGGGAGTAGTCTCCCACGAGCGCCACGCTCGTCCGGCATGCGTCAACATACTTGGTCCTCAGACCATGGCGCATGCGACCCACGGTTCGCACAGACGAACCCGGGGTTTGACAAGACCTATGACACGCACACCTTACCCGGGGCGGGAAGGCTGTACGTGTCATAGCCGTGTCGACCCGCCCCTTAGGAAAACCTGATGCTGGATTCTCTCCTCGTTCCCACCGCAATCGTTGCCCTGGCCGAAATCGGCGACAAGACGCAATTGCTCGCGCTCATCCTGGCAGCTCGTTTTCGCAAACCCTGGCCGATCATCGCCGGTATCGTTGCCGCGACCCTCGCCAACCATGCTGCGGCTGGCGCAGTAGGTGCCTGGTTCGGCAGTTTCTTCTCCAACTCGGTCTTGCACTGGATCCTGGCTGCGAGCTTCACCGCCACTGCGCTGTGGACACTGGTCCCGGACAAGATGGACGATGACGAAGCCAGTACCGGCCGCAAGTTCGGCCCGTTCCTGACCACCTTGATCGCGTTCTTCCTCGCCGAAATCGGCGACAAGACCCAGGTCGCCACGGTGATGCTGGCGGCGCAATATCCGGAGCTGTGGCTGGTGATCATCGGCACGACCCTGGGCATGCTGATCGCCAACGTACCGGTGGTGCTGGCCGGCAACTTCGCCGCCGACAAGCTGCCACTGACGCTGATCCGTCGCCTGGCCGCCTCGGCGTTCTTCATCCTGGCGATCGTCGCGGTGTACAAGGCGATGCAGAGCAGCGGCTGGATCTAGAGGCGATGCCCTCCCCCTGCTTGCTGGGCAAGCAGGGGCGAAGGCTTGTGTGGCGAGCGGACTCAGCTGGCAAGGGGTGGAGTGACCTACAAACTACCGATTCATGTGGCGAGCGAGCTTGCCCGCTCGCCACAGCTCCCCTGCAACAACGAGGGCATGAGCCTCAGGACTTGCGGGCCTGCTGGTACAGCGGCATGACCTTGGGAATCGCCGCCTGCAGCGAGGCGATACGGTTGCTGGAGGCCGGGTGAGTGCTCATGAACTCCGGCGGCGCGCCTTCAGAAGCCTTGCTCATCTTGTTCCACAGCGTGATGGCCGCGTTCGGGTTGTAACCGGCGCGAGCCGCCAGTTCCAGGCCGATCAGGTCCGCCTCGTTTTCATTCTCGCGACTGTTGGGCAAGGTCATGCCGTAGTTCGCCACGGTATCGGCCAGCGCCAGGCTGTCCTGGCCCAGGCCGAACAACGCGCCAGCACCCTGCTTGGCCATCTGGATCCCGTAGGCCTTGGACATCGCCTCACGCCCATGCTCACGCAGGGCATGGGCAATTTCATGGCCCATCACCGCAGCAATCTCGTCGTCGGTCAGCTTGAGCTGGTCGATCAGGCCGCTGTAGAAAATGATCTTGCCGCCAGGGCCGCAGTTGGCGTTGAGTTCATCGCTCTTGATCAGATTGACTTCCCATTGCCACTGGGCCGAATCCGGACGGAAGTTCGGCGCCTGCGCAATCAACCGATCGGCAATGGCCTGGACCCGCTTGGCATTGGCGCTGGTCTTGTCCAGCACGCCCGAGCCCTTGGCCTCACCCAGCGTCTTCTGGTACGACTGGGCGTACATCTGATCGACTTCCTGACTCGACAACATACTGAACATATATTGTTGGCGCTGCACCCCAACGGCACCACCATTGGTGGTATTGACCGCCTGGCACCCGGCCAGCAGCAGTCCCGTCGTCAACGCACACAAAACCAATCGTTTAGTCATGAACACTCTCCCTGAAAACTGCCGGCTATCCTAGGCGGGGATTTGTATCAAATCCAGATACAAAAATTCTGTAATCCCGAATTTCAGACAAGCTTCAACATTTGCAGGAAAAAATTCACGATCAGCGGCACGACGAGACACCTCGAGCCTGAATAATGCTTCATTTACGACACGGACGAATTCAAAACAGTCATTTGCATCGCCTACCCTCATGTCCGCCCGCAGCTTTGCCGATACTTCCGAAGAGACGTCACCTACCGCGTCCGGAGCCTCCATGAAATTCAAGTCGATTCAATTTTCCGTCGCGGCCCTGGCCGGCGCCATCGTCCTCAGTGTGGTCGCAGCGCTGGTGATCTATGCCCTGGTGTCCGGGGCCAAGACCCAGGAGAAGGTGCAGCAGCGCACCCAGGAACAGTTCGAGCAGGTGATCGAACAACGCCTCGACGCGCTGGCCAGGACCCAGGTCAGCCAGATCCAGCGCGAACTCGAAGCGCCCTTGCTGATCGGCGCGGGTTTGGTACATGTCAATGCACTGCTCGGCAGCCAGGACGCCGACGGCAAGCCACTGCTGAACATCAGCCGTGAACAACTGATCAACCTGATCAAGGAAAACCTCCAGCAGAACCCCAAAGTGCTTGGCGCCTACATCGGCTGGGAAAAAAACGCCCTGGAGCACAATGATGCAGACTACGCCGATAACGCCAAGGCCGGGTCAGCCAAGGACGGGCGTTTCCTGCCCTGGTGGTTCCGCAACGACGACGGCAGCCTGGGTTTCTCGACCCTGGTGGATGTGGACGACCAGAAAGTCCTGTCCACCGGCGTAAGAGCCAGCGAGTACTACCTGTGCCCCAAGGAAACCGGCAAGACCTGCGTGATCGACCCGGCCCCCTACAAGGTCGGCGACAAGATCGTGATGCTCGCCTCCTTCATCCAGCCGATCATGCTCAACGGTGCGTTCCAGGGCATCGTCGGTGCCGACCTGTCGGTAAACTTCATCCAGGACATGCTGGTGGCGGCCAACCAGAAACTCTACAACGGCGCCGGTAACATGACCCTGGTCGGCACCAATGGACGCCTGGTGGCTTACACCAAGGACCCGAGCAAATTCGGTGAGAAACTCAGCGACATTCTCGATGCCGACAAGGTCGCGGCCATGGGCCGGCTCAATCGCGGTGAAGTGACCTACAACATCGACAAGACCCAGGGCATCATCGAACTGTACCTGCCCTTCGGCATCGGCCAGAGCGATGCGCGCTGGACCCTGATGATGCAACTGCCGATGAACGCGGTGATGGCCGACCTGCACAAACTCCAGGGTGAACTGAACGAACAACGCAAGGCCGACGTGTTCGGCATGGCAGTGGTCGGTCTGGTCATCGCTGCGCTGGGCTTGCTGGTGATCTGGCTGGTTGGCCACGGTATCGCCCGGCCGCTGCGCCAAATGGTGGCCATGCTCGACGATATCGCCCAGGGCGAAGGCGACCTGACCCGCCGCCTGAGCAGTGACCGCGCCGACGAACTCGGCTCCATTGCCAAGGGCTTCAATACCTTCCTGATCAAGTTGCAGGCGATGATCACCCAGGTGGTGACTTCGGTGCAGAGCGTCAGTGATTCCTCCGAACACACTGCCGACATTGCGATCCGCACCAACCTGGGCGTACACAAGCAAATGGCCGAGATCGACCAGGTGGCGACCGCCGTGCAGGAGATGACCGCGACCGCCCAGGATGTGGCCCGTAATGCCACCCAGGCCGCGCAAGCCGCCAGCCATGCCGACATGGCCGCCAGCGACGGCATGCGTATCGTGCGTGATACGTCCACCTCCATCGGTAACCTGGCCCTGGAGATCGGTCGTGCCGTGGGCGTGGTGCAGACCCTGGCCAGGGACAGCGAGAACATCAACGCGATCCTCACTGCCATTCGTGGCATCGCCGAGCAGACCAACCTGCTGGCACTCAACGCGGCGATCGAAGCCGCCCGCGCCGGAGAACAGGGCCGTGGTTTTGCCGTGGTGGCCGACGAGGTACGCAACCTGGCCCAGAAGACCCAGCAGGCCACCGAAGAAATCCAGTCGATGATCCAGCAGTTGCAGCAAGGCACCCGCGAAGTGGTCAGGGTCATGGAGGACAGCCAGCACAAGACCGACGAAAGCGTGCAGCACGCGGCCAAGGCCGCCCAGGCACTGGAGACCATTACCCAGGCGGTGTCGGTGATCAACGACATGAACACCCAGATCGCCAGTGCCGCCGAGGAGCAGAGCGCTGTGGCCGACGATATCAACCGCAACGTGATCAACATCGGCCAGGTGGCGAACGAAGTGGCCGGCGGCGCCGACGAATCGAGCACAGCCAGTGCACAACTGACCAAGCTGGCCGAGCAGCAGCGACGCCTGATCAATCAGTTCAAGGTCTAGCCCCTCTGAAACACTCCACCTGTAGGAGCCGGGCTTGCCCGCGAAGCTTTTGACGGCCTCAAGGCCCCTTTCGCGGGCAAGACCGACGCCTACAGGACTTTGACTTCCCCCGACAGGACTTTGGCTTCAACACCCGGAACGGCCCCGACAGGACATCAACCCGGCGTCAGGCACTCCGGCGCATTGAGCTTCGGATCATTCACCAGGTTGGCCAACAAACGCTCGCGCAACGGCTTCTGCGGGCTGGCCAACAACCCCTGCAGCACATGCAGCGGAGTATCCTCAGCCAGCCAGGCGGCCTGCCCCGCCTCGTCGAGAATCAGTGGCCGCCGCTGACTCGACACCGGCTGCGTCACAACTGCGGTACTCAACCAGACCTGCTCCTGCACCGGGTACGCCTCCCAGATCGCCGCGAAAAACAGGCTGGAGCCTTCGGCGGGCGTCAGCCAATACGGGCGCTTGCGCTGCGTGCCACGCCATTCGTAAAACCCGTTGGCCGGCAACAGGCAGCGCCGTTCGCGAAACGCCTGGCGAAACATCGGCTGCTCGGCCAGGGTCTCGGCCCGGGCATGGGCCGGCGTGCGCGACAGGTCGGTCAGCCAGGCCGGCGTCAAACCCCAGCGGGCACGGGCCAGCTCACGTTGTCCGGCGTTGGCACGCAGGATCAGCACCGAATCGTTGGGCGAAATATTCCATTGCGCCTGCTGGTCGGCGGGAAAGCCGGGCAAGGCCGCAAAGGCGGGGTTCCAGCGAAACAGGGCAAAACGTCCACACATGGGGCAATACGACTCGTTCGGTAACTCGATCAGGGATCAGGGGCGACTAGCAAAGCAGCACCCCGGCAACAAGCTCCGGCTCATCGCCCGGCAGCGGCAGCGCGGCATTGTACGCGGCGATCAGTTCACGTGCGTACTGCGCCTGCTCATTCTCCACCGCCAGAGCCAGCAGACCGAACACCGGCAACTCTCCCGCACCACCCAGCAGGTCGCGCCCGACCAGGTGCGCCTGCACGCCTTCGCTGGCGAGCATGCCTTGCAGCAGCTCGCCCTCCATCAGGTTTTCCGGTTCGTAGATGCGTTGCATCGAGGCGCCCTCGTCACTCGTTTTCCGTGTGGACGTCGAGCATCCACTCCTGACCATCGGTCTGCAGCGTGAACACGATCGGCCGGCAACACACCGGGCAATCCTCGATATAGGTCTGGTCGCCACCGGAAAGATCCAGCACGGCCTCGGCCTCCTCACCACAGTAGGGACATGAGTAGTACTCAGTTTCCAGCATCGCGGCCTCCGAAGGTGACTTGTGCGTATAATCGCCGGTCTATTTATAAGGCTGATGAGTGATCCTGGCCTTATTTTTACGATCAGGCTTTATTATTTATCACTCAACCCTCTACTTACCCTAGCCGTTTCCAACAAGAGAGCATGATGGGCGAATTTGATGCCATCCGGCCTTACGACGACTCCGAAGTGCCAGCCGTGCTGGCCCGGTTGCTCGGCGACAAGGCTTTTCTGGATATTCTCACGCATTTCCGTTTCCCGCGCCTGGTCGGTGCCTTCGGCTGGTTGCTCAGACCCCTGATCGCCTATCGGCTGCGGCGTGAGTTCGCCGGCGTCCAATGCGTGGCAACCCTGCAGGACAAGATCGAAGTCTACGTCGACAACACCATCGAACGGGCCACCGATGGCGTGACCTATACCGGCGTCGAGCAGTTCAAGTCCGGGACCGCCTATCTGTTCCTGGCCAACCATCGCGACATCGTCATGGACCCGGCCTTCGTCAACTACGCCGTCTACCATGCCGGCCTGCCGACGCCACGCATCGCCATCGGTGACAACCTGCTGCAGAAACCGTTCGTCAGCGACCTGATGCGCCTGAACAAGAGTTTCATCGTCCATCGCTCGATCAGCGGACGGCGGGAAAAGCTGGCGGCTTACCAGTTGCTGTCGGCCTACATCAACCATTCGATCCGCAACGACTGCCAGTCGATCTGGATCGCCCAGGCCGAGGGCCGGGCCAAGGATGGTGACGACCGTACCGAGTCGGCCATCCTGAAAATGTTCCACATGAGCCGCAAGGATGAACCGTTCGCCGAGGTCATCCGCTCGCTGAACCTCACCCCGGTGTCGATCAGCTACGAATACGATCCTTGTGACCAGGCCAAGGCCCGCGAGCTGTACATCCGCGCGACCACCGGCAGCTACAGCAAGGCGCCGGGCGAAGATGACGTCAGCATTGCCAAGGGCATCACCGGCTACAAGGGCCGGGTGCATGTGAACTTCGCCAAACCGCTGGACGGGGAGTTCGAGGACACCAAGGTCCTGGCACAGGAAATGGATCGGCAGATCCTCGCTGGCTACCGCCTGTTCCCGGTGCATTACCTGGCCTACGCGCAATGGAGCGAAGCCGATCCGCAACTGCAGGTGCCCAAGGCCGCCGAGCTGTTTGCCACCGAGGAATTGAGCAAGGCCCAGGCCGAGTGGCAGAGCCGGCTGGATGCCTGCCCGGTCGAGCATCAACCGTACCTGGTGCAGCAATACGCGACCCCGGTGCGCAACCAGTACCGCGTCAAGGCCGGCCTGCCACTGTAGCCACAGTGGCCGCCGGTCGTTCCCCTAAAACCGGGTGCTGATCCAGGACATCAGCAGCGCCACCGCCAGGCAGGCAAAACCGAACCGGTAGAAAAACCGGTTCGCCCGCTGCACCCGTGAGTCAAGCAACAACAGGGGCTGGTCGATCGACCGCCCTTCGCTTTGTGTCTCCAGCTGTTCCAGCGCCCGTTGCTCCCGACGACGCGTGAGCTGCAACAGCCACGCGCCAGGACACGCCACCAGCAGTGCAAACAGATTGAGCCACTTGCCCGGATGGCCGGCGAATGCGCCCCAGATCACTTGCAACGACATCATGAACCCTCGGATGAACCAGCGCCTTTCGAACTCCGGACAAACGGCAAAGAGCCGTTGCCGCGCACGCTGGTATGGGAACACCCCTGCGTTACAGTTTCCTGTGTCCGGTCTCGGACAATTTACGGATTAATTTGCGCTGTCACCTGAACGTCACCTTAACAGGCCACCCTGTCGCCCTCGAACCTTCACGGAGCTTGTCATGCTGCACGCCAACAACCAGGATCGCCTCTACCTGATCGCCCCCAGCGATGAACAGGAAGCCCTGGTGGACGCCATGTCGTTCAACGTCCAGGACCGCCACTGGCTGGTCTATTGCGCCCTCGGCGGCCATCAACATGCCGACCTGCCCGAAGCCGACCTGACGACCGGCGTGAGCCTGCTGGACTTTCATATCGAAGCCGCGTGATAACAGGCAGGCAATAAAAAGCCCGGCTTCGACAGCCGGGCTTTTTCATGACTGCGTCGGGTTACTGGCTCAGCAACCGACCGATGCTCGGGTCCTTGAAGACCCGGGTCAGCGCATCGCTCAATACGTCGCTGACCAACTTGGTGTTGGTCTGCTCATTGGGTGCCATGCCGAAACGCTGATTCATCGAAGCGCCGTACTGACCGCTGTAGCGCTGGTTGGCGTTGGTCACGTCGGAACGGAAATTGGCGCCGATGGTGGCCTCGGTCACGTAGGTGGTGTCCTTCGGCGACTGATAGGTCAGATCAGACAGGGTCACGGTCAGGGTCGGCGCATTCATGGCATTCGGCGTCGGCGTGAAGCCCAACAGGCGTACGGCCGCGTCGGCCTGGGCCTGCAGCTTGGGTATCAGATCGGCGCCCTGAACGGTAATGGAGCTGGTTTCAGGATAAAGGCCACCACGGGTACCCAATACCGGCGAACGACGACCGTCGACGACCCGGACCACGACCTGCTGACCATGACCCACCGGGGCCAGCTGGGTAGTGAGCGTGGGTTGCGGGCTAAGCTGCTGAGGACTGTTGGCACAGCCGACCAGGGTCAGGCTGGTCACAGTGATCAAACCAAACAACAGGCGTTGCAACATGCTCATCTCTCCAAGGACTAGGCACAATCAGGCCATCAGTATAGCCGTGCACGGGCGCCGCTAACCAGACATCGCCCGACACGCCCCCCGCTATCCACCTTTGAGCCCCTTGTCACATTTAATTCACCGACCTTACATGACCGCGTAACCGCCCTGCTCCAGCATCCGTTCCATCACGAAACGATGGGTGGTTCGGCAATGGAATTCCTCTGGCAGCTATTCTTCGCTCGCAAGCCCAAGCGCAGCTTCGCTCGACTCGATGCCGACGGTCGTTGCCAGGCCTTCAAGCAATGCGAGCTGCCGCCCACCGGCGATGGCTGGATCGAAGTCGAGAAGATCCACCTGGCCTGGATGCACCAGCCACTGCCCGCCAACGCCCGTGTCAACCCACGTGCACAACACCCACGGCGCGCTCTGCCGTTGACCATCTGACCGGACGGCTAATAAAAGTCATTCAACAGGGTCATTTCTGCGCATTTCTTGGTTACAATCTGCCCCCGATTATAAGGACGTCTCCTGATCGGGCCTCGCAGTATCGCTGATGCACCTGCATTGGCTCCCCCGCACCGCCCACAGAGAGCCGCCCACACAGATCGAGTGAAGTCGGTGTGCTTGCTGTTGAACCTGCAAACCACCGGTTTACCGAATCTGCCAGAGCTGCCCTTGCGCTCGTTCACTGAGCTGTTTGCCCGTACGCCAGCCTTTTTCCGGCCGGCACATGCTTCGCGGGCCCGGTGACAGGCCGTGGCAGCCCTTTTTTGAGGTTCACGTCTTCAAAAGAGCGTGAAAAAACGGGTATTCACTACTTCACGAGAGTGTGGCGAGCAAATGAAAAGTTTTGCGTCTGGAAATGCACCATTAGCGTCCTTAACGACCCAATCACACAGGACCCGATATTCCCAGGCAGGTGCTTGAGGCCTGTCCGCCTACGGATTTGGTTGCACGATCGGATGCCCTCGGCCATAAGTCGAATTGCCGGCGGTCGCTTGAAATGCGTTCATACGCATCCCAAGCCCACCGACAGCATCCGCTGAAGTTGCAAAGAATTGCGAAAAATCGGACATGGCAAACCTGACCATGAGTGACACCGGGCTGAAGTGGCCCTGTCAATTCCTGGCGGCCATGCCGTCAATGTGGTGCTGCAGATTTTGGAGACGCGTTAATGGCGCATAACGAAGCAGTCGATGTGGTCCTGGTTGGGGCCGGCATCATGAGCGCGACCCTCGCGGTGCTGCTCAAAGAGCTCGACCCCGCGATCAAGCTGGAAGTCGTCGAGCTGATGGACTCGGGTGCCGCGGAGAGTTCCAACCCGTGGAACAACGCCGGGACCGGCCACGCCGGGCTGTGCGAGCTGAACTACACGCCACAGGCCGCCGACGGTTCTGTCGACATCAAGAAA from Pseudomonas asplenii harbors:
- a CDS encoding TMEM165/GDT1 family protein; its protein translation is MLDSLLVPTAIVALAEIGDKTQLLALILAARFRKPWPIIAGIVAATLANHAAAGAVGAWFGSFFSNSVLHWILAASFTATALWTLVPDKMDDDEASTGRKFGPFLTTLIAFFLAEIGDKTQVATVMLAAQYPELWLVIIGTTLGMLIANVPVVLAGNFAADKLPLTLIRRLAASAFFILAIVAVYKAMQSSGWI
- a CDS encoding AraC family transcriptional regulator, coding for MLISHFLHGPVSAYPRDYPDGAHQELHRHAEAQLLYAVCGVMRLVTSQGAWVIPPTRAVWIPPQVEHEIFMSGEVRMRSLFVAAELSPANLQGCCVLAVTPLLRELIIRAVQGPEQAGNPLIQQLMLEELATLENLPLHIPMPSDRRLQRICMALLQTPTHPNTLEDWALQVGASTRTLARLFQQQLRMSFNTWRQQLRLMEALPRLLAGDSVQRVAKVCGYGNARAFSAMFRRLLGENPREYVANLNQFSAINASR
- a CDS encoding 2-hydroxyacid dehydrogenase codes for the protein MSHPRRAVFLDHPSLDLGDLDFEPLRECFDELRLCSSTTAQNVLEHLAGASVAISNKVPLTAETLAACPDLKLVLISATGTNNVDLAAARAQGITVCNCQGYGTPSVAQHTLMLLLVLATRLNDYQKAVGEGRWQQATQFCLLDFPIVELQGKTLGLLGHGELGGAVAKLAEAFGMRVVLGQIPGRPAREDRLPLAELLPQVDALTLHCPLNEHTRNFIGAAELALLKPGAFVVNTARGGLIDEQALADALRGGHLGGAATDVLSVEPPSNGNPLLAGDIPRLIITPHNAWGSREARQRIVGQLAENARGFFAGAALRVVN
- a CDS encoding class I SAM-dependent methyltransferase — its product is MDPRSEVLLRQAEYFQGNLLLVGLPADDLLGHLPNAHGWCWHAGDQAALEARFAGRSHFGVSPHEATFDAAVVFLPKSRELADYLLNAVAARLPGGEVFLVGEKRGGIEGAAKQLAVLGKPRKLDSARHCQLWQVTVVEAPQAKPLESLARHYQLDLAEGPLTVVSLPGVFSHGRLDRGTALLLEHLDNLPNGPLLDFGCGAGVLGAAVKRRYPDNRVILLDVDAFAAASSRLTLAANGLEGEVLTGDGIDAAPLELRAILSNPPFHTGVHTNYQASENLLKKSAKHLQKGGELRLVANSFLRYQPLIEEHLGSCVTQAEGDGFRIYSARRG
- a CDS encoding putative signal transducing protein: MQRIYEPENLMEGELLQGMLASEGVQAHLVGRDLLGGAGELPVFGLLALAVENEQAQYARELIAAYNAALPLPGDEPELVAGVLLC
- a CDS encoding M48 family metallopeptidase, giving the protein MTKRLVLCALTTGLLLAGCQAVNTTNGGAVGVQRQQYMFSMLSSQEVDQMYAQSYQKTLGEAKGSGVLDKTSANAKRVQAIADRLIAQAPNFRPDSAQWQWEVNLIKSDELNANCGPGGKIIFYSGLIDQLKLTDDEIAAVMGHEIAHALREHGREAMSKAYGIQMAKQGAGALFGLGQDSLALADTVANYGMTLPNSRENENEADLIGLELAARAGYNPNAAITLWNKMSKASEGAPPEFMSTHPASSNRIASLQAAIPKVMPLYQQARKS
- a CDS encoding LysE family translocator; the encoded protein is MYLTEFLTVALIHLLAVASPGPDFAVVVRESVTHGRRAGLWTALGVGTAIFLHVGYSLLGIGLIVSQSIVLFNALKWLAAAYLLYIGFKAIRARPAAPAAEDLAAPAGERTARGAFTSGFVTNGLNPKATLFFLSLFTVVINPHTPLSIQAGYGVYLAVATALWFCLVAMLFSQQRVRAGFARMGHWFDRTMGVVLIAIGVKLAFTEMH
- a CDS encoding SOS response-associated peptidase, giving the protein MCGRFALFRWNPAFAALPGFPADQQAQWNISPNDSVLILRANAGQRELARARWGLTPAWLTDLSRTPAHARAETLAEQPMFRQAFRERRCLLPANGFYEWRGTQRKRPYWLTPAEGSSLFFAAIWEAYPVQEQVWLSTAVVTQPVSSQRRPLILDEAGQAAWLAEDTPLHVLQGLLASPQKPLRERLLANLVNDPKLNAPECLTPG
- a CDS encoding methyl-accepting chemotaxis protein, with amino-acid sequence MAEIDQVATAVQEMTATAQDVARNATQAAQAASHADMAASDGMRIVRDTSTSIGNLALEIGRAVGVVQTLARDSENINAILTAIRGIAEQTNLLALNAAIEAARAGEQGRGFAVVADEVRNLAQKTQQATEEIQSMIQQLQQGTREVVRVMEDSQHKTDESVQHAAKAAQALETITQAVSVINDMNTQIASAAEEQSAVADDINRNVINIGQVANEVAGGADESSTASAQLTKLAEQQRRLINQFKV
- a CDS encoding CPXCG motif-containing cysteine-rich protein, producing MLETEYYSCPYCGEEAEAVLDLSGGDQTYIEDCPVCCRPIVFTLQTDGQEWMLDVHTENE